In Legionella lytica, one genomic interval encodes:
- a CDS encoding flagellar FliJ family protein: MNKSLAALMTKLNWQLNELNLQLHEVQNQLEKVRQEMESLDKQIQQAGINSLTINPDFEINRLNFITQRHEKKEELNMALKQHQDTERSVQEKMQRIKTELKMLEKYLEREQTERQEQQKKAENNALDEWVIQRG, translated from the coding sequence ATGAATAAATCGCTTGCAGCACTGATGACCAAATTAAACTGGCAACTTAATGAGCTTAATTTGCAATTACATGAGGTACAAAACCAATTAGAAAAAGTGCGCCAAGAAATGGAATCACTGGATAAGCAAATACAGCAAGCAGGAATTAATTCCTTGACCATTAATCCTGATTTTGAAATTAACCGGCTCAATTTTATAACGCAACGACATGAAAAAAAGGAAGAGTTGAATATGGCGCTTAAACAGCATCAAGATACCGAACGGAGTGTGCAGGAAAAAATGCAGCGTATTAAAACAGAATTAAAGATGTTAGAAAAATATTTGGAACGTGAACAGACTGAACGCCAGGAGCAACAAAAGAAAGCAGAGAATAATGCCTTGGATGAATGGGTTATTCAACG